In Sandaracinus amylolyticus, the following proteins share a genomic window:
- a CDS encoding Nramp family divalent metal transporter, with amino-acid sequence MGATLGDFVRGIVVPDFDTMRTFDRDDASKLLTAVAFAGLGGFWTLFYSYWMREKGIGMAGGTGPAGGEAQPALPASEPEAPARLRAWHRYLSIESLTGIIGNLFTTLMSCLLAYAILRPRGLMPDQFDIAVVQSEFFAASWGNAGRLLFLVIAGAFLADTWLATVDSVAHASRCGERALASFAKQDRVRRDRPLLRGPGRAQPRLSARADAA; translated from the coding sequence GTGGGCGCGACGCTCGGTGATTTCGTGCGGGGCATCGTGGTCCCGGACTTCGACACGATGCGCACGTTCGATCGCGACGACGCATCGAAGCTGCTGACCGCGGTGGCGTTCGCGGGGCTCGGCGGGTTCTGGACGCTCTTCTATTCGTACTGGATGCGCGAGAAGGGCATCGGCATGGCTGGGGGCACCGGCCCTGCCGGCGGCGAGGCGCAGCCCGCGTTGCCCGCGAGCGAGCCGGAGGCACCGGCGCGACTTCGTGCGTGGCACCGATATCTGTCGATCGAGAGCCTGACTGGCATCATCGGCAATCTGTTCACGACGCTCATGTCGTGCCTGCTCGCGTACGCGATCCTGCGTCCTCGCGGGCTGATGCCGGACCAGTTCGACATCGCCGTCGTGCAGAGCGAATTCTTCGCGGCGAGCTGGGGAAACGCGGGTCGTCTGCTCTTTCTGGTGATCGCCGGCGCGTTTCTCGCGGACACCTGGCTCGCGACGGTCGACTCGGTCGCGCATGCATCTCGATGCGGCGAGCGCGCTCTGGCCTCGTTCGCGAAGCAGGATCGGGTTCGGCGGGACCGTCCTCTACTGCGCGGGCCTGGTCGTGCTCAACCACGTCTATCTGCGCGCGCAGATGCCGCGTGA